The following proteins are co-located in the Oncorhynchus gorbuscha isolate QuinsamMale2020 ecotype Even-year linkage group LG22, OgorEven_v1.0, whole genome shotgun sequence genome:
- the LOC124009489 gene encoding prostaglandin G/H synthase 2-like codes for MNKVICIILLLTVGLYFCEGVDPCCAQPCENRGLCNSKGFDNYECDCTRTGYYGKNCTTPEFLTWIKISLKPAPNTIHYILTHYKGLWNVINKITFVRNAIMSYVLTSRSHLVDSPPTYNADYGYKSWEAYSNLSYYTRTLPPLPKDCPTPMGTAGRAVLPDVKLVVEKVLLRKRFIPDPQGSNLMFAFFAQHFTHQFFKSDFLKGPAFTKALGHGVDLNHVYGDTLERQHKLRLFKDGKLKYRVLNGEVYPPLVREVGAEMHYPPQVPEEHRFAVGHEHFGLVPGLMMYATIWLREHNRVCDVLRQEHPEWDDERIFQTTRLILIGETIKIVIEDYVQHLSGYHFQLKFDPELLFNQRFQYQNRIAAEFNTLYHWHPLMPETFSIEDRAYTYPQFVFNNSLVTEHGINNLVESFTKQIAGRVAGGRNLPPALVGVAAKALEHSRDMRYQSLNAYRKRFNMRAYTSFEDLTGETELAAELEILYGDVDAVELYPGLLVERPRPNAVFGETMVEMGAPYSLKGLLGNPICSPEYWMPSTFGGSVGFDIVNTASLERLVCSNVKGSCPMVSFQVPDFLRAFESASVNTSEAHLSDLNPGVLFKERTSEL; via the exons CTGAATTCCTAACATGGATAAAAATATCATTGAAACCAGCTCCGAACactattcactacatccttactCACTACAAAGGGTTGTGGAACGTCATCAACAAGATCACCTTTGTGAGAAACGCTATAATGAGCTATGTCCTGACAT CCCGCTCACATTTGGTGGACAGCCCACCGACTTACAATGCTGATTATGGCTACAAGAGCTGGGAGGCCTACTCCAACCTGTCTTACTACACACGGACGCTCCCCCCATTGCCAAAGGACTGCCCTACACCTATGGGAACCGCAG GAAGAGCAGTGCTCCCGGATGTCAAGCTCGTGGTGGAGAAGGTTTTGTTGAGGAAGCGGTTCATTCCGGATCCTCAGGGTTCCAATCTCATGTTCGCCTTCTTCGCCCAGCACTTCACCCACCAGTTCTTCAAATCAGACTTCCTGAAAGGACCAGCTTTCACCAAAGCCTTGGGCCATGGC GTGGACTTAAACCATGTTTATGGAGACACTCTGGAGAGACAGCACAAGCTGAGGCTGTTCAAGGATGGCAAACTGAAGTATCGGGTTTTGAACGGCGAGGTCTACCCCCCATTGGTAAGGGAGGTTGGTGCCGAGATGCACTACCCACCCCAAGTGCCAGAGGAGCACCGCTTCGCTGTGGGCCATGAGCATTTTGGCTTGGTCCCCGGGCTCATGATGTATGCCACCATCTGGCTGCGCGAGCACAACCGTGTCTGTGACGTCCTGAGGCAGGAGCATCCCGAATGGGACGACGAACGCATCTTCCAGACAACACGCCTTATCCTAATTG GCGAGACCATTAAGATCGTGATTGAGGACTATGTCCAGCACCTGAGTGGCTACCACTTCCAGCTCAAGTTCGACCCGGAGCTCCTCTTCAACCAGCGTTTCCAGTACCAGAACCGTATCGCAGCTGAGTTCAATACCCTGTACCACTGGCACCCGCTGATGCCTGAAACCTTCAGCATTGAGGACCGCGCCTACACCTACCCGCAGTTTGTCTTCAACAACTCCCTGGTCACAGAGCACGGCATCAACAACCTGGTGGAGTCCTTCACCAAGCAGATCGCTGGAAGG GTGGCTGGTGGACGGAACCTGCCTCCTGCACTAGTGGGCGTGGCAGCTAAGGCCCTGGAGCACAGCAGAGACATGCGTTACCAGTCCCTCAACGCCTACAGAAAACGCTTCAACATGAGGGCCTACACCTCCTTTGAGGACCTCACAG GAGAGACAGAGCTGGCTGCGGAACTAGAGATTCTATATGGGGATGTAGATGCTGTGGAGCTGTACCCAGGCCTTCTGGTGGAGCGCCCCAGACCTAACGCTGTTTTCGGGGAGACTATGGTCGAGATGGGTGCACCCTACTCCCTGAAAGGTCTCCTGGGAAACCCCATTTGCTCGCCGGAATACTGGATGCCCAGCACGTTCGGCGGGAGTGTGGGCTTTGACATCGTCAACACTGCTTCATTGGAGAGGCTGGTGTGCAGCAATGTCAAGGGTTCTTGTCCGATGGTGTCCTTTCAAGTGCCTGATTTTTTGAGAGCATTTGAGTCGGCGTCAGTCAACACAAGTGAGGCACACCTGAGTGACTTGAACCCAGGTGTTCTGTTCAAAGAAAGGACTTCAGAGCTTTAA